The following proteins are co-located in the Triticum aestivum cultivar Chinese Spring chromosome 1A, IWGSC CS RefSeq v2.1, whole genome shotgun sequence genome:
- the LOC101290623 gene encoding actin-depolymerizing factor 7, which yields MANAASGMAVDDECKLKFLELKAKRTHRFIIYKIDDKKKMVVVEKVGEPALNYEDFAASLPTNECRYAIFDYDFVTEENCQKSKIFFVAWSPDTARVRSKMIYASSKERFKRELDGIQVELQATDPTEVGFDVIQGRAN from the exons ATG GCGAACGCTGCGTCAGGCATGGCTGTGGACGACGAATGCAAGCTCAAGTTCCTGGAGCTGAAGGCGAAGCGAACCCACCGCTTCATCATCTACAAGATAGACGATAAGAAGAAGATGGTTGTTGTGGAGAAAGTCGGCGAGCCTGCCCTGAACTATGAGGACTTCGCCGCCAGCCTCCCCACCAATGAATGCAGATACGCGATATTCGACTATGACTTTGTCACCGAGGAGAACTGCCAGAAGAGCAAGATATTCTTCGTCGCATG GTCTCCTGACACGGCACGCGTGAGGAGCAAGATGATCTACGCGAGCTCCAAGGAGAGGTTCAAGAGGGAGCTCGACGGCATCCAGGTGGAGCTGCAGGCGACAGACCCGACCGAGGTCGGCTTTGATGTGATCCAAGGCCGTGCCAACTGA
- the LOC123187352 gene encoding uncharacterized protein, with product MDGHSCDLGSVPAVASDGAGASSAVAGGTDISPGKQSALDRASGQGENADCSVEAGMCAGFSKPVGLGLKKDLQKCATFPSSSSAAEAEPEDSCCDADDDAPKDAHTYQRSVSLPPTVKLIPAIKGSRQKNGIPLPAEDRHIKWAADVYDPPVSSVSHSVNNSYQRRPKPRKKDKTKQKEKRKARNKKKTNNAAQNPAVLQTPGLEDLGTSIGSEAQADPGKVETEMLDYGISSQEVKCGTSFLLESAAKMHFSTAEAS from the exons ATGGATGGCCATTCCTGTGATCTTGGGAGCGTGCCGGCAGTGGCATCTGATGGTGCGGGTGCCTCTTCTGCTGTCGCCGGCGGCACGGACATTTCTCCAGGGAAGCAGTCTGCCCTGGATAGAGCTTCGGGACAGGGGGAGAATGCAGATTGTTCAGTGGAGGCTGGAATGTGTGCAGGTTTCTCCAAGCCGGTTGGCTTGGGGTTGAAGAAGGACCTCCAGAAGTGCGCAACGTTTCCGTCATCGTCATCTGCCGCTGAGGCCGAACCGGAGGACTCATGCTGTGATGCCGATGATGACGCGCCGAAGGACGCGCACACTTACCAGCGCTCTGTGTCCTTGCCT CCAACTGTGAAGCTCATCCCTGCTATCAAAGGAAGCCGCCAAAAGAATGGGATTCCTTTACCAGCAGAGGATCGCCACATCAAATGGGCGGCCGACGTGTATGACCCCCCTGTTTCATCCGTTTCTCATTCTGTGAACAACAGTTACCAGCGGCGGCCAAAGCCTCGTAAGAAGGACAAGACCAAACAGAAAGAGAAGCGGAAGGCCAGGAACAAGAAAAAAACCAACAACGCTGCCCAGAATCCAGCTGTGCTCCAGACTCCTGG ACTGGAAGACCTTGGCACCTCCATTGGTAGCGAGGCCCAAGCCGATCCTGGCAAAGTTGAGACCGAGATGTTGGACTATGGCATCAGCAGCCAAGAGGTGAAATGCGGAACCAGCTTCCTGCTCGAGTCGGCTGCTAAAATGCATTTCTCCACCGCCGAGGCCTCCTGA